A stretch of DNA from Agelaius phoeniceus isolate bAgePho1 chromosome 4, bAgePho1.hap1, whole genome shotgun sequence:
GGCCcagcgcaggtgctcggccgctcggctctcgtcctgcagcagctgcgggGAGAGGCGGCAGGGAAGGCTCGGAGCGGGCTCTGCCCCTCGGCCGGGCGCTCCCTGCGCCCGGCACCGGCCGAGCCGGCGCGCACGGCCCAGGGCAGCGAGCAGCGTGGGGGATGCAGGCTGGcgggcccggcggcggcggcgggcaggggcgcagctgccagccccccgCACTGAGCAccgggggcagggggggctTCTCCAGTCCAGCCTGCGGCTGGGGCTCCCGGGCTGTCCTTACCAGGCTCTCGGCGAACTTCATCCGCCGCTTCTTCCTCAGCGGCTCCTGGAGATCCCTCCTCCTCAGGAAGCGGGCGGCACAACGCAGGGCTTCGCGAGacgcctgcagagcagcagagagccgcaggtggcaccagagcccaggtgAGTCACACGGGAGCCggctccctgtgccaaggccaggggaggctggagcccgCGAGGCGCCGGGGCAGGAGGCGGCCGAGCCCCCGGCCAGGGATGCGGCAGCATCACACCAAACCTCACCTCGGCCACCTGCACGTCCTCGTGGTGCCAGCGCAAGAACagagggagcaggctctggctcacaacTGTCGTGAGGggattttccctctcttccactcccagctccagcaccttgCCGAAgagctgaatggagagcagctgcacatggctgttgtcctggaggaaaggaaaagtcctAAGCATCAACTACTCCAGGCCCACTGGGGCAAAGGCTCTAAAGTgcacagggcacaaagtttccaggcaggcagcgtccagtgcccttggctggggGTGCAGAGCCTTACCTTCTCAaagtgtggcagcagggactCAGCCAGCTTCAGGGCGGCGGTGCTGGGTATCTCGAGGTCTTTGTCCTGGAGCACATGcgtgagcacagagaggctcATCCCGACCATCTCTGCATCTGGAtgggccagcagctccaccaggTGTTGATAGAGGCCTCGTATTCCTCCGGCCTGTGTGCAAGACCAGGCTATGCTGTGAAGCCGTGACTGGCCGCAGCACCAACAGCTGCTTGGGGCACtcgggcagctgaagcgggagtcgggagagctggcagcagctgcctctgctgccaaagcagccagccaagcccaaaggtctcccttccccagccccacgctgccagcgcggcttcagccactgcccccttctcaccagcgagggctccttgctgagcaccacgaggcctctgagctCCAGGcgcagcctgtccctgtgctggctcgGCAGGTGCCGGGATAGCACCAACAGGGCACTGGGACCGTGTTTGCTCAGGTCCAgacactccaggagctgaaaggcacagggcagtggcaggggaGCGGGCcggctccaggcagcagcagcagcgggcgCGGGCAGCCTCCCAGGCGGCTGCAGCTAccagaggccagagagctgagaggcagctcagccaggcagcgctggccatcaggctcacctccacaaagaacgccagggcaggcagatgcCAGCGGAGCTGCTTCCCGACgagcaggctgagcaggtgcGAGGCCATGTGGGGACACAAGGGGGTCAAGCCAcagcgcatctccctggcaggggaaaaaggcaccaaggcCCTGAGCCGGGCGTGCagacctctcccaggagtgactcacagaggtccCATCTTTCCCCAGCACTCCGCAAGGGGACATGGGCCCCTtgagtggcagctgctgctgggcatcctcctctcccagccctttgCAGTCTGCTCGGCCCTCCCTCGGTGACGAGGCCCTCTCGCTTACAAGCCCCGGGGACTTTGTGGGGCACTCTGGGCACGGGGCACAAacggtggcggtggcggctgggAGTAGGGGATCTCACCTTGCCAGCAGGCCCgctgcatagtgctgggtgtctgcacagagcagggtgtcccagagctgcttgtgctccagagccagcaggttcTTTCCAAAGCCCAGTCGcgagagcagagccttcatggtctgcactgcaaacctgtgtgccaAGCCAAGGCCAGGTcactctgggagcactggccctggccgCAAGGGTGTGGGAAGGACAGGGCAACTGGCACCTGTTGGGCTCGCTGGGAAGGCCGTGTTCCTCCCGGCACGCTCTCCAGAAGCGCTGGGTCTCCACGTCCTCTGGCCTCTGCTCCGTGGCGGTGACAATTTGCAAGAGCAGAGCCACCAACAGGCGTGGAGAATGAAGGAGGATTGCGTAGTGCCACTCGGGCATGCTTGCAATCCTCCacagcaccagagttgcctgcaagagACAAAGCGCCCCGAggcagcgctcagtgccgaggtgtccatgaggcagggccgggggtgagaggcagggggagcacctggcctgctggccctagcccagctttcagcccaggcagggtgggGAGAGCATGGAGAGCTTCTGAGAAGGTGACTTGGAGGGCCAGCGTAGGCCatctccagaaactcacagccagggcaaggacggCCTCGTTGTCCCCGCTGCAGAGGAAGCCGCCGTACGGTGGCTGCTCCTCTATCGTAGAGAGCAGCGCTGGAAGCACCTCCTCCACGGCTACCTCTGAGGTGCCCATGGCTCTCCATAGCAGCgcagtggctctgtgggatGAGAGCTGTGCTTCAGTACCGTGCCCCGTGCAGCTGCGTGGGGccgggagggagcatggcagcaggctcaggaaacagaggggcccgagggtGCCGGTGCTCTCCGCCCGTCTGGCAGACCCCGCcggacaggctgtacagggcgAGGGGCCGTACGGGCCGGTGAGCACCGAGCTCTCGAGGCACTTGTGCCCCGTACccgtcacacgttggggcacagcgcaggaggctcATCACAACGTGGGCAGGGTGTTCTTCGGTGAGGCTGACAATGGCCATTTGCAGCCCGGCGTCCACAGACTCACGGGATGTGAGTCTCTGCAGGATGGCACTCACCACGGCTTGCACCTGGAGGAAGCggcatggggaagacttggagtgctgtccaagggagcaacttgcccagcttcccccaagaagtgctcgccttcccagcccactgtgatggggctgagggggcccagcagacatggcttgaggggccacgtgatcctgagaggccttcagccctggccccaggctgctgcagagaataaaaacccttctggaaaaactccagagtgggtccaggactcacagtgagcatgggcatggcctcagtctctgggatgccctgggtGATGGTGTTGGTGGTGGCCATGCCCTCCGTGggggccatgtcagcctcctcccagccctcgtcggtttcccagtcagagctggcagccaggtcagaggatgcagtgctggaagcagcctctgcccgcagctcgctGGGCCTGGGGTCAGGCTCGGCCATGccctcgggcgcggggccgggctcggccgggccttcgggtgcggggccgggctcggccgGGCCTTCGGGCACAGGTCCGGGCTCGGCCGGGCCTTCGTGCTCGAGGCAGGGCTCGGCCAGGCCCTCGGGCGCAGGTCCGGGCTCAGCCGTGCCCTCGGTCGCGGGACCGGGCTCGGCCGGGCCTTCGGGCGCGGTGCCGGGCTCGGCCGGGCCTTCGTGCTCGAGGCAGGGCTCGGCCAGGCCCTCGGGCGCAGGGccgggctcggccgtgccctcgggcgcaGGGCCGCTGGTCTTTGTGCGCCGAAGGCGCAGGAacctccgcagtgtctgcaacagaagggaagggcgggaagaagagagggacgttccatggtctgctccaacgCGGGGCccggctgagcagtgccagcaggcccggcccaggtggggatggccgcaggtacctgcgctgctctccggaagcggccacgggtgggctcctgctcttgagtccggtccctggctgcatctgccaaagagcgagcacagccagagctgaggggctgcgggagaggctggagaacacagcccagccctgcgctccccaggcaggtaCAGCCCCCCGGGTGCCCAGGGCATGGAGCATGGCCAACggggaggcagccccagcccctgtcccatcctgtccatgggcgtgtcaacagggatgggatgggatgggatgggatgggatgggatgggatgggatgggatgggatgggatggggcccaggccggctgcaggcaccggccctgcggcccggctctgccactcaccatcctgcagcggctgcaactgctccggctgtgcaggctgctgcgctggggcagctgcagggcctttgctGTTCTTGCCCCGAAGCCCCTTGAACCGGCTGAGCAGTCTGCCCGCCATCCCGCTGTCTGACCTTGAGGGCACTTTCAAATGCCTCGGCCAAGGCCAGAGTCAGCgaatgctgcagttgtgccttgcgggcacctgcaacagaggagcctcaggaaggctacaggacagcaagtcctgcactcgaggtctcctgtcacaatgacaggagactcctggtgAACGATggaggtcaccaagtcccacggcctggccacgagggcaccggccgcagggatgggagatgactcggaaaagctccgagtcaccgAATCCCGAGGTCTGGCCGTGAGgccagccacaggaggaacgCCTCGGAAATGCTCTGGGTCAGCAACCAACGAGCTggctgtgtggggacacctcacagcaccgctctgtcacctcctgtcccgtCGCGTGCACCGAGCACTGTGGCGTGGCTGCACCGTGCCAGCCCCTATGTCAGcgtgtgtcacaaagggctgctcagaCACGCTGTCCCTTTCGGTTCCACGGTCACCCtgctgcaccgtgtcacaaagggacatGCTTCCAcgtgccccagggccaccccctccccaccctaggTGCCCCCGCTTGGAAGAAATCCATTGCCCCgagtgtctaacacagccctggacacaccACGACCCGCCAAGTGCTCGGGGAAGGACTCTCCACGGTGCCCgcacagcccagctcggtgccggccctggagcagagcagcgtccagcaagcaagaggcaaatgcctcttgccaagagttcaaacacagcagatagggaagatggcatcaatgtgtgcataaaggcctttgaattcacagctctctgagaggcatttggggctctTGGCTGGACAGAGATGATCCCTCTCTGTCCTGTGCTGAAAGGGGCGGGACAcaccctgctgctggtgcttggcttggtctctgcaggaccaggcagatgccaaagctgctcctcacagccttctcccttcccacgcCCCTCagccaagtgcaaggggcctcaaggacaaaaggggggcagggagccaaagggagacagctgcacctacctcactgggggctcctggggaagcactttgcttgagaagcaagcccctctcttccaaaggcatttcccaaATGTGTCCATTTCCCCAAATATGTCCATTTCCCGGGCAACACCAACACACACTtaggaaaccctggcaaggctgaattactTCTGCACCTTGTAGCAGAAGCACTGCAGCTCGAGCTCATCGTCCTTCTCCCGAGTCTCTTTCCTCGTGCCCCTTGTGGCGCGCAGCCCTGGGCCCCCTAGAAACAAGAGGTGTCCGCTGCCTGTTCAagtgcctgaactcctgcctgcgctcacggcagcaaaaccaggctgttcccagccagggagcggagcccAGTTCCCGCAGGAGGCTCTtgtgagccccttccccactgtgcacgcagcacttttgcctgcctgcccagaacgctcttggcacagcagagcccaagctggctggctctgggctcagcacagcccagacacaggcgcaggaagacacagcggctgttttgcagccgtgccccagagggatgggaaggggcccctgcctctggtctcacttggttgggtttctgactgggtctgaggcaggggctgcctgattcCCCGCTTCTGGGGAGACCAGAGCTGCCGGAAGCGTGCCCAGCATCTAGGCgctgcctgacagcgctgcggccgcTGGGACGGTCGCGCTCCCGAGTCCCAGCCActccgctgccgctgctgcttcttttgctttacggcacacCCAAAGCTCACTGCTAGGCCACGGTGgtctcttgtcctgccctcttcctgtccctgtgtagggatggagcatcgctgtgctttcaggaagctcttGGTGGAAACTTCTGCCATTACAGGCTCCTTTGCCCTCGGTGGATGCCTGCACTGGAATCCTTCACGGCTGGGTTTGGAGTTGGCTCTTCTAAAACCCAGggtccttttccccttcagcgtGCTCAGCACGTCCTTTAACtccatgctgctgtgcagctggagcagcgggacagggacctttgcagcctgagctgcccttgttcctctctgcCCGTGCACGGAACACAGCGGGgaggagaacggcagcagggccctgcgtgTCCCCGGGCTCAGGTTTTGCGCCGCTTCAACTCCACGGAGACGTGAgtaaagtgaaaaacacaaacagtttattaagggaaagcaaagcgaaggggtgagctgggaggtaaaaaagggcatgggcagggcctgagggctgcagggaaggagctgccaacagggagagagatggcaggagctgctggagcttcgcacaggctcagctgagagcagccagagccgtgcctggagctgcaggcggTCCCAACTGGAAATCATCGAAGGAGGCCGGTACAGGTACATCTGGTCCAGGAGACAAACgaagttctgcagatcttctttCGAATTTCATCTGAATCCATGTGTTCATGGAGGATGGGCTCTCGTCTTCCCTGagggcttgaagagctggaagagagaggaacagagccacggtcagaagcCAAATTGAGggaatccaaggaaagcctcctgccagggccatgccagCCGGCTCtcgccatggccaggagggagcgggagacaAGGGCTTCGggcagaaggtgctggccacggaTCCGCCACGTGTCCCCGAAAGGTCTCCGGGCTgtgcccccgccgcccccggtccgcacagggagcagagccctcggcagcccGGTCAGGGATTGTAGCTGCGGGGCCGggatttgcagctgctgccccccctcCCCCGGGCGGTACTCGCTGCCACGCGGCTGCCCTGACTCACCCTGACTGAggacctggagctcctccttctgccccatcaTGAGCACTCCGGCCACCCCTGTTAAGACAGAGCATGTGGCGGCGCCGGGCGGCACAGCTGCCCGACAcgggcgctgccagccctgcggcCGCACGCCCTCCTGCCGGGCAGAGCTCGTGCCGGGCCCCTGCCGCACGCTGCCGGCCGAGGGCACGGCTGCGGGAGTGCGGCGGCAGCGCCCAGGGCGGGCGGGGCTGCAGCGGCCCGGGCGCGGCTCCcgctgccggggcagcggccgggccgggaggcGGGGAGGGGCGCCGGGCTGCTGGCTCACCGAggaacctgacggccgcctctcgtaGGGGCctctgtgggctccgcaggtgcGGCAGGGCCcagcgcaggtgctcggccgctcggctctcgtcctgcagcagctgcgggGAGAGGCGGCAGGGAAGGCTCGGAGCGGGCTCTGCCCCTCGGCCGGGCGCTCCCTGCGCCCGGCACCGGCCGAGCCGGCGCGCACGGCCCAGGGCAGCGAGCAGCGTGGGGGATGCAGGCTGGcgggcccggcggcggcggcgggcaggggcgcagctgccagccccccgCACTGAGCAccgggggcagggggggctTCTCCAGTCCAGCCTGCGGCTGGGGCTCCCGGGCTGTCCTTACCAGGCTCTCGGCGAACTTCATCCGCCGCTTCTTCCTCAGCGGCTCCTGGAGATCCCTCCTCCTCAGGAAGCGGGCGGCACAACGCAGGGCTTCGCGAGacgcctgcagagcagcagagagccgcaggtggcaccagagcccaggtgAGTCACACGGGAGCCggctccctgtgccaaggccaggggaggctggagcccgCGAGGCGCCGGGGCAGGAGGCGGCCGAGCCCCCGGCCAGGGATGCGGCAGCATCACACCAAACCTCACCTCGGCCACCTGCACGTCCTCGTGGTGCCAGCGCAAGAACagagggagcaggctctggctcacaacTGTCGTGAGGggattttccctctcttccactcccagctccagcaccttgCCGAAgagctgaatggagagcagctgcacatggctgttgtcctggaggaaaggaaaagtcctAAGCATCAACTACTCCAGGCCCACTGGGGCAAAGGCTCTAAAGTgcacagggcacaaagtttccaggcaggcagcgtccagtgcccttggctggggGCGCAGAGCCTTACCTTCTCAaagtgtggcagcagggactCAGCCAGCTTCAGGGCGGCGGTGCTGGGTATCTCGAGGTCTTTGTCCTGGAGCACATGcgtgagcacagagaggctcATCCCGACCATCTCTGCATCTGGAtgggccagcagctccaccaggTGTTGATAGAGGCCTCGTATTCCTCCGGCCTGTGTGCAAGACCAGGCTATGCTGTGAAGCCGTGACTGGCCGCAGCACCAACAGCTGCTTGGGGCACtcgggcagctgaagcgggagtcgggagagctggcagcagctgcctctgctgccaaagcagccagccaagcccaaaggtctcccttccccagccccacgctgccagcgcggcttcagccactgcccccttctcaccagcgagggctccttgctgagcaccacgaggcctctgagctCCAGGcgcagcctgtccctgtgctggctcgGCAGGTGCCGGGATAGCACCAACAGGGCACTGGGACCGTGTTTGCTCAGGTCCAgacactccaggagctgaaaggcacagggcagtggcaggggaGCGGGCcggctccaggcagcagcagcagcgggcgCGGGCAGCCTCCCAGGCGGCTGCAGCTAccagaggccagagagctgagaggcagctcagccaggcagcgctggccatcaggctcacctccacaaagaacgccagggcaggcagatgcCAGCGGAGCTGCTTCCCGACgagcaggctgagcaggtgcGAGGCCATGTGGGGACACAAGGGGGTCAAGCCAcagcgcatctccctggcaggggaaaaaggcaccaaggcCCTGAGCCGGGCGTGCagacctctcccaggagtgactcacagaggtccCATCTTTCCCCAGCACTCCGCAAGGGGACATGGGCCCCTtgagtggcagctgctgctgggcatcctcCTCTCCCGGCCCTTTGCAGTCTGCTCGGCCCTCCCTCGGTGACGAGGCCCTCTCGCTTACAAGCCCCCGGGACTGTGTGGGGCACTCCGGGCACGGGGCACAAacggtggcggtggcggctgggAGTAGGGGATCTCACCTTGCCAGCAGGCCCgctgcatagtgctgggtgtctgcacagagcagggtgtcccagagctgcttgtgctccagagccagcaggttcTTTCCAAAGCCCAGTCGcgagagcagagccttcatggtctgcactgcaaacctgtgtgccaAGCCAAGGCCAGGTcactctgggagcactggccctggccgCAAGGGTGTGGGAAGGACAGGGCGACTGGCACCTGTTGGGCTCGCTGGGAAGGCCGTGTTCCTCCCGGCACGCTCTCCAGAAGCGCTGGGTCTCCACGTCCTCTGGCCTCTGCTCCGTGGCGGTGACAATTTGCAAGAGCAGAGCCACCAACAGGCGTGGAGAATGAAGGAGGATTGCGTAGTGCCACTCGGGCATGCTTGCAATCCTCCacagcaccagagttgcctgcaagagACAAAGCGCCCCGAggcagcgctcagtgccgaggtgtccatgaggcagggccgggggtgagaggcagggggagcacctggcctgctggccctagcccagctttcagcccaggcagggtgggGAGAGCATGGAGAGCTTCTGAGAAGGTGACCTGGAGGGCCAGCGTAGGCCatctccagaaactcacagccagggcaaggacggCCTCGTTGTCCCCGCTGCAGAGGAAGCCGCCGTACGGTGGCTGCTCCTCTATCGTAGAGAGCAGCGCTGGAAGCACCTCCTCCACGGCTACCTCTGAGGTGCCCATGGCTCTCCATAGCAGCgcagtggctctgtgggatGAGAGCTGTGCTTCAGTACCGTGCCCCGTGCAGCTGCGTGGGGccgggagggagcatggcagcaggctcaggaaacagaggggcccgagggtGCCGGTGCTCTCCGCCCGTCTGGCAGACCCCGCcggacaggctgtacagggcgAGGGGCCGTACGGGCCGGTGAGCACCGAGCTCTCGAGGCACTTGTGCCCCGTACccgtcacacgttggggcacagcgcaggaggctcATCACAACGTgggcagggtgttcttcagtgAGGCTGACAATGGCCATTTGCAGCCCGGCGTCCACAGACTCACGGGATGTGAGTCTCTGCAGGATGGCACTCACCACGGCTTGCACCTGGAGGAAGCggcatggggaagacttggagtgctgtccaagggagcaacttgcccagcttcccccaagaagtgctcgccttcccagcccactgtgatggggctgagggggcccagcagacatggcttgaggggc
This window harbors:
- the LOC143693869 gene encoding uncharacterized protein LOC143693869, coding for MGTSEVAVEEVLPALLSTIEEQPPYGGFLCSGDNEAVLALAATLVLWRIASMPEWHYAILLHSPRLLVALLLQIVTATEQRPEDVETQRFWRACREEHGLPSEPNRCQSPCPSHTLAARASAPRAGGIRGLYQHLVELLAHPDAEMVGMSLSVLTHVLQDKDLEIPSTAALKLAESLLPHFEKPAPSVLALAPRGRAGGRGEVWCDAAASLAGGSAASCPGASRAPASPGLGTGSRLPCDSPGLWCHLRLSAALQASREALRCAARFLRRRDLQEPLRKKRRMKFAESLLLQDESRAAEHLRWALPHLRSPQRPLREAAVRFLGVAGVLMMGQKEELQVLSQALQALREDESPSSMNTWIQMKFERRSAELRLSPGPDVPVPASFDDFQLGPPAAPGTALAALS
- the LOC143693868 gene encoding uncharacterized protein LOC143693868 produces the protein MGTSEVAVEEVLPALLSTIEEQPPYGGFLCSGDNEAVLALAATLVLWRIASMPEWHYAILLHSPRLLVALLLQIVTATEQRPEDVETQRFWRACREEHGLPSEPNRCQLPCPSHTLAARASAPRAGGIRGLYQHLVELLAHPDAEMVGMSLSVLTHVLQDKDLEIPSTAALKLAESLLPHFEKPAPSVLALAPRGRAGGRGEVWCDAAASLAGGSAASCPGASRAPASPGLGTGSRLPCDSPGLWCHLRLSAALQASREALRCAARFLRRRDLQEPLRKKRRMKFAESLLLQDESRAAEHLRWALPHLRSPQRPLREAAVRFLGVAGVLMMGQKEELQVLSQALQALREDESPSSMNTWIQMKFERRSAELRLSPGPDVPVPASFDDFQLGPPAAPGTALAALS